The genomic region CCAAGTTAGGAGGCCCCCCTGCCCATATCAACTGCCTTCTGCACCTGGGATCTCATTCCTCTGTCCCTCAAGACCACCTCTAACCTTCCTTCTCAACTCCATCTTTTGGTGGCCTTGCCTCTCCCCTACCAAGAAAGACAAGGATGAAGAAGTCCATGTCCACTTTGGTCTGCTGGTCCTGGGCTCCTTGGACCAGCGAGATGACGTGGCATCTTGTGGGACTTAAGGAGAGGTAGCCCAGTAGCTGGAGGGAAGAGGGCTTGAGGGCCAAGACCGTATGTGAGGTGTGGAATCTGGCTcagagccccagcccctcccaacGCCTAGTAGGTATTTAGGTctaaaggacagaaaaagaggcTGAAGGATGCTTTTTGGCAATAGCTCTAACTAAGGTGGGTAGAGGATGGCCATTACTGATAAAAATCAAAGGTGGGCCCTGAGTGGGCAGAGTAGTGCCTTGATCAGGCCCTCACCTCCCAGGAGAAGGGTTCAGGGTCCCTGACATCAAGTGCTTTGAAGGCCAGAGTGGAGGGGACAACTGGAgagaagggggcgggggcagaCGGGGAGGAGCCAGCTCCGGTGATTCTACCTCCAGGCGCCTCCCCAGACTTGGTGGCCCCTGTGTCACAGCTTGGTGCCCTTGGAAGGCTCCGAGGACTGCCTCACGTCTGTCCACTCCTGCATGGTGCTCTGCAGAGCCTGGGTCTTCTCCTTGTCCACCTGAACGTAGTCTACCTTCTCATCGGAAGTCACAGAGGACGTGGACGGCTGAGGACAGAATGGGGAAgtgctgtgagctgtcagtaAGGGGACTTTGTGAGCTGCCTCAAAGGGAGAAGGGATGGGCCTCTGCCTGCCACCCTGACTGGCCTCAGGAGCCTGTATTCTCTTTCTGAAACTGGTCTTTAAAGCCTAAACTGCATCATCGCTCCTGCTCATGTAACAGCCTCTTGTCAGTGCTCCTGATTTCCCAACTCCTAGGGGACCCAGGTCTTCTATCTctgcctccacccacctccctgtgGCCACTCATCCAGAAAGAATTTGCTGGGTGCCAACAAGCAGCAGCCAGCGGGGAGCTCTCCCAGCCACCCAGCAGTCTGGACCCGGCAGCTAAGTATGCTTCCTGTGGAGGGCTTTCCGGGGCCCAGGCATCCCCTCTGCAGGTCCCCGTATCAGAGGCACTTAGTTGATGCACCTAGACAGTGAGTTTTCAAAGAGGAGCTCAGGACCAGGACACAAGATCCCATTCTGTCACCCTGAGCAGCTCCTGTTCTGGTGTGGGTCCATTTGCTCAGCTGTACAAGGGGGATGGACTGGCTGAAATGGTCCTAGGGACTTCAAGCAcccatgtgtgtgagagaggaggCATGTGAGCCCTCTAAGACCCAGACTAAACGAAAAGCGGTAGAGTAGCCGGCAGCCGGGCACTCCACCACTCCCACCGAGCCCCGTACCTTGCGGTGGGGGCTTGGGGAGCTCGGCtgaaagtccagggccagatagtCAACGCTGCCCGTGCTCTTCTTAGGGGCCGGACTGCTGGTGCCGCTGGGGATGGGAGACGCAGACACTGGGTTTTGCTatcacaaaggaaggaaaaaccatCAGTCAGTTGAGGAGACAGAGTAACCCACCACCTGGGAATACACACAtctctgggaggaaggagagtgCCCGCTTGGAGTCATGCACCAGGGCCAGGGACTTCTCATGTTCTCATTTAAGCCCTCACCGCAATCCTGTGATGTAGGTATTATTACTATTCTTGTTTATTTAAAGCAAAGATAAAGCTGTGGTTCAGAGAAGCAAAGTGACTTGCCTACAGTCGTACAGTTCATGAGCAGGGATGGGAGCCGGGTCTGTTTTTAACTCCCAAACCTGTGTTGCTCCCACTGTGCCAGGCCACCTCCCTTCTGGGCCGTCGGGCCAGATCTCCTCCTCAGGTTCCCTGACCAACCCGGCCTTGGCTTGCTGGCCCCTAGGAAGGGGTGCATTTCCTTTATGCCCTGCAGGTTGGAAAGTCTTCTGTTGTACCAAACCTGCTTCTCTGAAGCTCCCTTCCCTGGCCCGGCATGGGGCCGTCACCCCAAAGCAGCTCACTCCCACCAGATCTGAGCAGGGCGGCCTCAGCCCTGGGCTGCACAAGTGCTACGCTCTAGGCTCCTGTCTCCATCAAGACCAACTTGTCTACAATTTTCCTGAAGTCATATTCTAATGAGAATGGCAACAGTCCTATGTTCTGTTTTTGGCTGCTTACTGTTTGGTTGATTCGTTTTTTCATTATTCATGCAGCAACTCCCAGGTGTGGGGCAGCCATTCCCTCTTCAGTGAAAATCTCAGGGAGGAAACTTCTCCTGTGCTGCCTGTGTTTATACCTCTACCGTGGCCTTCACCACCGTGAGTCATGTTATGTGTGTTTGGCCACCCCTTAGGAGataactcaataaatgcttatgctcagggcgcctgggtggctccgtcggttaagtgtctgactttggcccaggtcatgatctcgtggtcggtgagttccagccccacgtcgggctctgtgctgacagttcagagcctgcttcagattctgcgtctccctccctctctgcccctccctctcaaaaataaagttaaaaaaaataaaaaataaatgcttatgcTCACATTCTTGCTCATGTTTGTGCAACAGCACAAAGATTttaacaggaaagaagaaagaagtcaaCTTTGAAGGATGCTCTAGTTATTCTCTACATGCTCGCTATGACTATTCTGAAGCCCCTTTCTAATCGCCTGGACTGCTAAACCTTCTGGGGCTCCTGTGCCCCACAGGAAAGTCCGGACCTCCCAAGACAGCATTCAGGGTCCTTCATGATCTGGATTCAGCACAGCCTCCACCTGTAGCCGTAGCCATAGTTAACGGTCATTCTCTGTGTTCCCTCCTTGTACACGGccgccttccctctccccagcccgATATGACTGCCCATCCCACAATTGTGTCCCCACAGCACTGGCTCTCCAGGAATACTGACCATGCCACCCATGTAACAGTCATGAGTGGCAGACCTTCTCCGCCCTTTAAAACCATGGcctcctggagggcagagaccGTGTCTTCCTTGCCTCTATCATTACCCCACAGTGCTCGACACACTTGTGCTCAAGAAGAATTGCAGCAGCAAAGTAATCACAAATCATGGGTAACTGAGGTGGTCCCAGGATAGTCTGAGGGCGGCATTCCTGCAGACCGCAGAGGACGTACCATAGGGACGTAGTTCTCTTCGCTGTCTCCGGAGTCCGTGCTGGTGATGCTCTGGGTGGAGATGGGGCGGCAGTACTGGGAGGAGCTGGAGTTGAAGGTGTGACTGGGTAGGGAGAAGACAGAGTAAACTCGGGAGGACAGTTCTGTCTCCACCCTCGCAGCTCCACCCTCCATTATCACATTCGGATCTGATACAGAACAGGTACAATCACTCCCCCTCCACATATGAGGAAACCCAGCCCTGAGAGACCAAGAGACTGCTCAGCTACCGCCAGCATCGGGATGCAGCTCTCTGGACCCCACCCTTGCCCTGGCCAGCCCTCACAGGCCTGTTCCCAGGTCCCGCATCCACAAACAGATAACTCACACGGCCCTCGACCAAGACTTGGTGACAGGTGACTTGAAGGGGAGCTCATCGATGACAGTGTTGTTTCTCAGGTCGAGTGGTGTTGGCTTTGCTGGAGCAGGAACAGAAAGTCAAATGATCAGCCACACGATAATGCCACACATACACACGCTTACGTATAACACacaagtatatttataaatactttcGTATTCCCACTTGtaagcagggaaactgaggctcagcaggTTCTATAATCTTTGCCTATGTTGACAGGCCCTGAAGCCATGTCTTCAGATCCCAAATGATATTTTCTCTGCACTGTAGCAATCACATTTTCAGAATCCAAAATGGGGACACTGGGTCTGACAACAGATTGTTCCTCCCAGATTTAATACTCATCCCGTATCCTCCAACAGCATCTCATACTTTATAAGGCACTTTTAGGTATGTTACCTGTGTCCCTCAGTGCTCTAGGAGGCAAGTATTCACATTTTTCAAGTGAGAAACAAGGCTCAGAGATGCACAATGATTTGCTTCTAACCCCATGTTGGCAGGTGGCAGAACTGCAACCCGAATGTGTCCTGTCCTGCTCATGCCTGCACTCCTGCCCAGGCTACTCCAGTAGCTGGTCCCTAGACCACTGGAATGAATTTgagtgtttgtgtatgtgtgtgagagttTGGGGGTTCAGAGACTAAACACTTCCTTGCAAGGAAAGTTCAGGATCCACCCGATCCCCAAATGAATGCAAATGAGTGAAAATGGTTCTTGGACACTGTCCAGACATGGGACAGGGGAAAGAGGAGACTTACCTTTCCGGTCAGGTTTGAGGTTGCGGTTGACAGGGGGTGGCTGGATCTCACTCCCTCGGCTGGGGCCCCGGTGCAGAGAAAGGGCTGTTGAGGGGTAGCCAAGCGCGTCAAAGTGATGGGGTCCTGGGCTCATGGGGATGTAGACACTCTGGGAATTATCACCTGCTCGCTCCATGGCCAGCAGGGTGGAGGAACCTGGATTCATGGGCACGTAGTTGTCCTCAGAATTGGTGCTATCTGATCGGCCTACAACTGTTTTCCCTGGctggagagagagtggaagaaatACAGCAGTAACTACCATGAAGAAACAAGAAGGGGTGAGAATTTGTATACAAGGCAAAAGGGAAGTGGTAACTGAGTTAGCTGCCTGGGAAGACCAAGTAGAAAGTGCAGTGGGAGGCAGAAAGAAGTCTGTGGGTCCCTTCTAGTTTCCATGATCCCTTGTGACCcacttaaaattttcaataaatcttTCGAATAAGTACCCTTGGTGGCTGGGTCCACAAGGCTTTCTGGGTGTCTGACCAAGGCTGTGGGTGGCCCAGGCCACTGACCACACAGGTTTGGTCTAGAACCCTTATTCCACCTCAAGTCCAGACTCATTAGCAGGTCAGAGTCTCAAGCCCTAGCAGGGCAAGGAGCATAAAGTAAAGCTTGGCCCTGGCTGGCGAGGTCTCGGCCAGGTGCGCTTCCCTAGTCCAGCTCTCAGTGTGACCGCCGTGTTGCACAATGCAAGAACCCTGGCTATAGCCTTTCTTCAACTCCTGCCCTGTCTGTCCACACATACAACTAAGTTGCTTCTGCTTTAGTTACCCAATGTCTGGTCTTTCCAATGGGCATGAGGCCAGGCCCTAGTCTGTCGGAGAGTCGTGGTCAGCCCTGTCCAGAGGCCAGCCCGGGATCCTGCACTCAAATCATAATTCTGCCACCATGACTGACTGAGCACTGCCCCTACCCGGAGTCTCACACTACAGGCCCTCCTCCAGGTGGGACCTCAGAGCCCAGGTCCTCTGCATTCTAGACCTGTCCTACTTATTGGCAGGGCTGGTAGTCTTGTAGTCTAGCACACTTCCACACCAGACACCTGTATCTTACTTTCTAAAAAACTCAGGGATCTGAACTGAGACAAGGAACTAGGCAGGGTCCTATAGGGAGATGCCACCACTCCCTTCTTCCATGGGGTGTGAACTTTAGCCCAGCTGGGCTGGCCTGAGGACCCCTGGCTGACCCCCACTCACCAGGAAAGAACGGACCGCATCACTCATGGACTCGGCAGACCGGCCTGCACTCTCTCCTCCTCGCTGGGGGTACTCGTAGGATTCACAGGAAGAAGCTACGAGACAGGAACGAAGATTCACACGCACTCCCAGCTGATCCATGTGctgacacttccccaaagcctcACCAGTGTTGCTCAGGGTCTTACTCCAGAAGATACTACCCTCAACCCCAAGTGATAGGGTATTACTTCCATCATGTCATTCCTCAGTTCAAAAATTCCTCCCAGACTTCTAGATCTAGCTCCAGTGTTGGCACCAACAGAGGATCCTTTCTGAACTACTTCTTCCTACAGGTATGCGCCTCTCCTTTAACTCCTATACCACCGAATGCCTGTCCCACTCCCCCAGGTCATTACTCGTACAGATACTACAGGAATAAGGATACTTGACTaatttttatgtgcttttatttCCCCAACTAGATGTGAGCTCTCTGAAGGGGAGGGACATGTTTTATACTCCTATGTATCATTTCAATTCCAAAGCACAAGGTGATTGATTGAATAGTTGACAGACTGAAAGAGTACTGTGCCGAGACTCAGGACGCCGGGTCCAAGTCCCACTTCTGGCACTGATGGACTCTGCAACCCTGAATAAGTCTCTTAACTACCACAGGCCTCATGGGAAATGGGAGACTATGAGGCTTTGTCCCACCAAACTCTCAGGCTCACTATGTGGCTTCAGCAACAGGGTGGGTAAGAGCAGACTTTGCAAGCTATCCAGcaagatgaaaatgaaagattAATATTACTATCGTTTTTCATCAAACAGAGGTGGCTTATGCAGAGCTGGAATGTGCTCAGGGGGAGTCAGTGACAAGAAAATGTATATGCTTCAGAGAGACCTTCAGACTTTAACCAAAGAAATTCAAGTAtggcttagaaaatatttaatagctcaaaatttgttttaatagtcTGTTAGCCCACATAGGTTTGGCTCCAGTTTGAAATGGTCCTCTAAATTTATTTGTTCAGTCTttggttttatataaaaatgaatcaaatactGTGATTTGGACTTTGAAACCCATAATAACTTATGCTGTGGTTAACCAAGAATGTTCCATCTCCTTCAGTACGATAGTAACTTCTCTCAGACAGAGTCGGCCACACTCCTGCACTGCAGAGTCTCCTACTGGCCTCCGGCGCTGGAGCACCAGCTGGGAAGGGTCTGGGTACAAGATGCCTGAACCTGTGAGTCTCAGGGACCCAGGTGGGCCTAGGTCTCCTTGGTATGGATGACCAAAGGCTGGCACGTTACTGAGAACTGCCAcgctccctccctttccccagggTCGCAGCTGAGGTTTACACCAACCTCGGTGGAGCCGGCTGCTGTCCATCGCCGGGAGGGTATTGCGCCTGGGGATGGTGGCAGCGGCAGAGACGGATCTGC from Panthera uncia isolate 11264 chromosome D1, Puncia_PCG_1.0, whole genome shotgun sequence harbors:
- the GAB2 gene encoding GRB2-associated-binding protein 2 isoform X2 — translated: MSSASHGPRSSPAELSSSSQHLLRERKSSAPSHSSQPTLFTFEPPVSNHMQPTLSTSAPQEYLYLHQCISRRAENARSASFSQGTRASFLMRSDTAVQKLAQGNGHCVNGVSGQVHGFYSLPKPSRHNTEFRDSTYDLPRSLASHGHTKGSLTGSETDNEDIYTFKTPSNTLCREFGDLLVDNMDVPATPLSAYQIPRTFTLDKNHNAMAVATPGDSAIAPPPRPPKPSQAETPRWGSPQQRPPISESSRSVSAAATIPRRNTLPAMDSSRLHRASSCESYEYPQRGGESAGRSAESMSDAVRSFLPGKTVVGRSDSTNSEDNYVPMNPGSSTLLAMERAGDNSQSVYIPMSPGPHHFDALGYPSTALSLHRGPSRGSEIQPPPVNRNLKPDRKAKPTPLDLRNNTVIDELPFKSPVTKSWSRAVHTFNSSSSQYCRPISTQSITSTDSGDSEENYVPMQNPVSASPIPSGTSSPAPKKSTGSVDYLALDFQPSSPSPHRKPSTSSVTSDEKVDYVQVDKEKTQALQSTMQEWTDVRQSSEPSKGTKL